In Candidatus Cohnella colombiensis, one DNA window encodes the following:
- a CDS encoding nucleoside recognition domain-containing protein, which yields MVNWIWMGMIVVSVIVGAVNGKLEKVAEAAFGGAQTGVTVSLGLISILVFWMGLMRIAEDAGLIQKLSKLMAPIVRRLFPDVPRDHPAMGYILSNMSANLLGLGNAATPMGIKAMQELQTLNPNPTVATPAMCTLLALNTASITIVPTTMIAIRMNFGSVHPAEIVAPTLLATIISTGAAIIVDRWYRHKAGKPPKMPMLDPSLPYSKPAASKPLAPPGGG from the coding sequence ATGGTTAACTGGATATGGATGGGAATGATTGTAGTCAGTGTGATTGTGGGTGCGGTGAACGGTAAGCTTGAGAAAGTTGCTGAGGCCGCATTCGGAGGCGCACAGACAGGAGTGACAGTGAGTCTAGGCTTAATAAGCATACTTGTCTTTTGGATGGGTCTCATGCGAATTGCAGAAGATGCGGGACTCATTCAGAAGCTATCTAAGCTTATGGCACCGATTGTGAGAAGGCTATTTCCCGATGTGCCACGCGATCACCCGGCAATGGGCTATATTTTGTCCAATATGAGCGCAAATTTGCTTGGACTTGGAAATGCCGCCACACCAATGGGCATTAAGGCGATGCAAGAGCTACAAACTTTAAATCCGAATCCGACGGTCGCCACTCCCGCGATGTGTACACTGCTCGCTTTGAATACAGCTAGTATTACAATCGTTCCAACGACGATGATTGCGATTCGAATGAACTTTGGCTCTGTGCATCCGGCAGAAATTGTAGCGCCGACGCTATTAGCAACCATCATATCAACAGGCGCAGCGATTATCGTAGATCGATGGTATCGCCACAAAGCCGGAAAACCGCCGAAAATGCCGATGCTAGATCCATCGCTCCCTTATAGTAAGCCCGCAGCTTCTAAGCCATTGGCACCGCCGGGGGGAGGTTGA
- the ribD gene encoding bifunctional diaminohydroxyphosphoribosylaminopyrimidine deaminase/5-amino-6-(5-phosphoribosylamino)uracil reductase RibD, with the protein MEIVNDEYYMQLALNLAGAASGQTGVNPVVGCVVVREGRIVGVGAHLKRGEGHAEVHALNMAGEQAKGATVYVTLEPCSHHGSTPPCCERLIAERVARVVVATEDPNPQVAGKGIARLREEGIEVEVGLLGEKSKALNEVFNHYMATGRPFVTLKTAMSLDGRIATRTGHSRWITGAAAREAVHTLRHQHAAIMVGSKTMLADDPELTTRLSVPGIHPTRIVIDSKLITPLSARVLNDAAPTIILTTEQADQVKLQQYSQSHIEVIRCGTGPHVDLKLAMVELGKRQINSVLLEGGGALNGAMIAAGLVDKVMLFYAPIIVGGDGAPAGFAFEGPEKMTDALKLLDVSIQSYGEDWCVTGYPNYRWKGES; encoded by the coding sequence TTGGAAATTGTTAATGATGAGTACTACATGCAGCTTGCATTGAATTTAGCAGGTGCAGCGTCAGGTCAGACGGGCGTCAATCCAGTTGTTGGCTGTGTCGTCGTCCGTGAGGGTCGGATCGTTGGTGTTGGTGCACACCTGAAGCGTGGCGAGGGGCATGCAGAGGTTCATGCGCTCAATATGGCGGGTGAACAGGCAAAGGGTGCTACTGTGTACGTAACTTTAGAGCCATGCAGTCACCACGGTTCAACACCGCCTTGCTGCGAGCGGTTGATCGCAGAGCGTGTTGCACGAGTTGTAGTTGCAACTGAAGATCCCAATCCTCAAGTTGCGGGAAAGGGAATTGCCAGACTCCGCGAAGAAGGAATCGAAGTAGAGGTTGGTTTGCTTGGTGAAAAGTCGAAAGCACTGAACGAAGTGTTTAATCACTATATGGCTACTGGTCGTCCTTTCGTTACACTAAAGACTGCGATGAGTTTGGATGGACGAATTGCTACGCGAACAGGTCACAGCCGATGGATTACAGGAGCTGCAGCTAGAGAAGCGGTTCATACGTTACGTCATCAGCATGCTGCAATTATGGTTGGATCAAAGACGATGCTTGCAGATGATCCTGAATTGACAACGAGATTGAGTGTTCCGGGAATTCATCCGACTCGAATCGTAATTGACTCGAAGCTAATTACTCCACTCTCGGCACGCGTGTTGAATGATGCTGCACCTACGATCATTCTCACGACTGAGCAAGCGGATCAAGTTAAACTTCAGCAGTATTCTCAGTCCCACATTGAAGTGATTCGTTGTGGTACTGGTCCCCATGTTGATTTAAAGCTGGCGATGGTAGAACTAGGTAAAAGGCAAATTAATTCGGTGCTCTTAGAAGGTGGAGGAGCATTGAATGGAGCGATGATTGCTGCGGGATTAGTGGATAAGGTGATGCTGTTCTATGCACCGATTATCGTTGGGGGAGATGGCGCACCAGCCGGGTTCGCTTTTGAAGGACCGGAAAAGATGACTGATGCATTGAAATTACTTGATGTCTCGATTCAATCTTATGGTGAAGACTGGTGTGTTACGGGGTATCCCAATTATCGCTGGAAGGGGGAGTCATAG
- the ribE gene encoding 6,7-dimethyl-8-ribityllumazine synthase codes for MSVVYEGHLISKGLKYGIVVGRFNEFISSKLLGGALDALKRHGVEENEIEIAWVPGAFEIPLIAQKLAESGKYDAVITLGAVIRGSTPHFDYVCNEVTKGVSAISLKTGVPTIFGVLTTDSIEQAVERAGTKAGNKGWDAASTAIEMANLTRAIQG; via the coding sequence ATGTCAGTCGTATATGAAGGTCATTTAATTTCCAAAGGTTTAAAATATGGAATCGTCGTTGGACGGTTCAATGAGTTTATTTCAAGTAAATTGCTAGGTGGAGCGCTTGACGCATTAAAGCGCCATGGTGTAGAAGAGAACGAAATTGAGATTGCATGGGTTCCAGGAGCATTCGAAATTCCATTAATCGCTCAGAAGTTAGCAGAGAGCGGTAAATATGATGCGGTCATTACTCTCGGAGCGGTTATCCGAGGTTCGACACCTCATTTCGACTATGTATGTAATGAAGTTACAAAGGGTGTTTCCGCAATCTCCTTGAAGACTGGTGTGCCAACGATCTTCGGTGTGCTTACGACAGACAGCATTGAACAAGCAGTTGAACGCGCGGGTACAAAAGCAGGAAACAAAGGTTGGGATGCTGCGTCAACTGCAATTGAGATGGCGAATTTGACTCGTGCGATTCAAGGCTAA
- a CDS encoding D-alanyl-D-alanine carboxypeptidase, with translation MSNTDLLIRTARSLCLLAIVVCVVCFNYPKNIASASHNLPTPPSNQAKGAALIDVQSGRLIFSQRGDEKMKIASLTKIMTAIVAIEHSSLDDEVKVSVRAAGKEGSSLYLKAGEKMTLRNLIFGLMLRSGNDAAVAIAEHVGGSVEGFAFLMNKKAEEIGLLGSHFMNPHGLDDPQHYSTPNDMARLTAYALHNKDFRNIVSTKVKSAPNPNESWDYKWVNKNKMLHLYEGADGVKTGYTKQALRCLVSSATRDGQQLAVVTLNDGDDWSDHRKLLDYGFNHFQLTEVIGAGEVVPGTAYQAVNTFRYPFASGEQEELRFRVVPRDVTSAAYALGDRGQIEFVLDRKVIGSIALAPALGQTERSDTREHETSSFRHSLHASFNALMFAGG, from the coding sequence ATGAGTAACACCGACTTACTGATCCGCACAGCTCGTTCGCTATGTTTATTGGCGATTGTAGTTTGTGTTGTTTGCTTTAATTACCCGAAAAATATAGCATCCGCAAGTCACAACCTACCTACTCCACCAAGTAATCAAGCGAAGGGAGCCGCACTGATTGATGTACAGTCGGGACGACTGATCTTTAGTCAACGAGGGGATGAGAAGATGAAGATTGCTAGCTTGACGAAGATTATGACCGCAATCGTTGCGATTGAACATAGCAGCTTGGATGATGAAGTTAAGGTGAGTGTTCGCGCTGCGGGCAAAGAAGGATCTTCGCTTTATTTAAAGGCTGGAGAGAAAATGACACTTCGTAATTTGATTTTCGGGCTGATGCTTCGCTCGGGTAATGACGCAGCTGTCGCTATCGCAGAGCATGTTGGTGGCTCAGTAGAAGGATTCGCCTTTCTGATGAATAAGAAAGCGGAAGAAATCGGACTATTAGGCAGTCATTTTATGAATCCGCATGGGCTCGATGATCCGCAACATTATTCAACTCCTAATGATATGGCAAGGCTTACTGCCTATGCATTGCATAATAAAGACTTCCGCAACATCGTAAGTACAAAGGTGAAATCGGCGCCGAATCCGAACGAGTCTTGGGACTATAAATGGGTAAACAAAAATAAAATGCTTCATCTTTACGAGGGTGCAGATGGTGTTAAGACCGGGTATACGAAACAAGCGTTACGTTGTCTTGTCAGCTCAGCGACACGTGACGGCCAACAACTCGCAGTTGTAACTCTTAATGATGGTGATGATTGGTCAGATCATCGTAAATTACTCGATTACGGTTTTAACCATTTTCAACTCACAGAGGTGATCGGTGCTGGAGAAGTGGTACCGGGAACAGCATATCAAGCTGTGAATACTTTTCGATATCCATTCGCGTCTGGTGAGCAAGAGGAGTTGCGGTTTCGCGTCGTGCCACGTGATGTAACTTCTGCAGCCTATGCGCTAGGAGATCGTGGTCAGATTGAATTCGTATTAGATCGAAAAGTAATTGGCAGTATAGCGCTCGCACCTGCATTAGGACAAACTGAACGATCCGATACACGTGAGCATGAGACGTCTAGTTTTCGTCATTCCCTTCATGCTTCGTTCAATGCGTTAATGTTTGCGGGGGGATGA
- a CDS encoding peptidylprolyl isomerase: MAKQAVITLANGNEIVLELFAEDAPNTVTNFEKLSSEGFYNNGSFHRVIPNFVAQGGCPDGTGAGGPGYTIKCEHNKNKHERGSLAMAHRGPNTGGSQFYICYQPQPHLDGVHTVFGKVTSGMEHVDALKGQDKFTSIAVTDV; encoded by the coding sequence ATGGCAAAGCAAGCAGTGATTACACTAGCAAATGGCAATGAAATCGTACTGGAGTTATTTGCAGAGGATGCTCCGAACACCGTTACTAACTTTGAGAAGCTTTCTAGCGAAGGCTTTTACAACAACGGTTCGTTCCACCGTGTCATTCCTAACTTTGTTGCACAAGGTGGATGCCCAGATGGAACAGGTGCAGGTGGCCCAGGCTATACGATAAAATGCGAGCACAATAAAAATAAACATGAACGCGGTAGCCTGGCCATGGCACACCGTGGGCCGAATACAGGTGGCAGCCAGTTCTATATTTGTTATCAGCCACAACCACACTTAGATGGTGTACATACCGTGTTTGGTAAGGTGACTTCTGGTATGGAGCATGTCGATGCGCTGAAAGGGCAAGATAAGTTTACTTCAATCGCAGTAACTGACGTGTAA
- the scpB gene encoding SMC-Scp complex subunit ScpB, with protein sequence MDYSTLKSVIEGILFVSGEEGITVKTIAEVVEIDTEVISNVLYDLQKDYTRKGRGLRVAEVAGGFRLTTVAEHAVYFEKLAYSPSRSALSQAALETLSIIAYRQPITRVEIEEIRGVKADRALHTLVAKDLIEEKGRADAVGRPILYGTTKAFLDYFGLPGIKSLPEPAISESDDELEERTKLLFERIEGRQLSMEDMERELEST encoded by the coding sequence GTGGATTATTCGACGTTGAAATCGGTAATTGAAGGCATTCTTTTCGTTTCGGGAGAAGAAGGCATCACTGTAAAGACAATTGCCGAAGTCGTAGAGATCGATACAGAAGTTATTTCTAACGTCCTCTACGATTTACAGAAGGACTATACACGTAAAGGGAGAGGGCTACGCGTTGCGGAAGTCGCAGGTGGATTTCGCCTAACGACAGTGGCAGAACATGCCGTATATTTCGAGAAGCTAGCCTACTCTCCTTCTCGTTCCGCTCTTTCACAGGCTGCGTTAGAAACGTTGTCGATCATCGCATATCGTCAACCGATCACACGGGTAGAAATTGAAGAGATTCGTGGAGTGAAGGCAGACCGTGCGCTACATACACTTGTTGCGAAGGACTTAATCGAGGAAAAAGGTCGTGCAGATGCAGTTGGCAGACCGATCCTATATGGGACGACGAAGGCATTTCTAGATTATTTTGGACTGCCCGGAATCAAGAGCTTACCGGAACCTGCGATCAGTGAAAGTGATGATGAACTAGAAGAGCGCACGAAGCTACTGTTCGAAAGGATCGAAGGGCGACAGCTTTCAATGGAGGATATGGAGCGGGAGCTCGAATCCACCTAA
- a CDS encoding bifunctional 3,4-dihydroxy-2-butanone-4-phosphate synthase/GTP cyclohydrolase II, producing MDKSRFETIERALEDLNNGKAIIVVDDEDRENEGDLIAIAEKVTPDVINFMITEARGLVCVPITAERADELDLPPMVSHNTDYHGTAFTVSVDHSSTTTGISAFERAATVKALIDPQAKPVDFRRPGHVFPLIAKEGGVLRRAGHTEAAVDLARLCGSFPAGVICEVIKEDGTMARLPDLEIFAEQHSLKLITIKDLIQYRNEKEKLVKREVEVRMPTDFGDFKAIGYTNKVDSKEHVAFVKGDINGAEPVLVRVHSECLTGDVFHSHRCDCGPQLEAALRQIEEAGSGVLLYMRQEGRGIGLINKLRAYELQEQGLDTVDANIKLGFAPDLRNYGIGAQILKDIGIRQIRLLTNNPRKIKGLEGYGLEVVERVPIQMLENEDNTTYLHTKKSKLGHLLKFKGDPDYRR from the coding sequence ATGGATAAGAGTCGTTTCGAAACGATAGAACGGGCATTAGAAGACTTAAATAATGGGAAAGCAATCATCGTCGTAGATGACGAAGATCGGGAAAATGAAGGGGATCTCATTGCGATTGCAGAGAAGGTAACCCCTGATGTGATTAATTTTATGATCACTGAAGCGCGTGGGCTCGTGTGCGTTCCAATTACGGCTGAACGTGCAGATGAGCTTGACCTCCCACCTATGGTCAGTCACAATACGGATTATCATGGTACAGCCTTCACAGTGTCAGTTGATCATAGCTCCACAACGACGGGCATATCGGCCTTTGAACGCGCGGCAACTGTCAAAGCGCTTATTGATCCTCAAGCGAAACCGGTAGATTTTCGTAGACCGGGGCATGTATTCCCTTTAATTGCTAAGGAAGGGGGCGTGCTAAGACGTGCAGGACACACAGAGGCTGCGGTTGATCTAGCGCGATTGTGTGGTTCTTTTCCAGCGGGAGTAATCTGCGAGGTCATTAAAGAAGACGGCACGATGGCGCGTTTGCCCGATTTGGAAATTTTTGCGGAGCAGCACAGCTTGAAGTTGATTACGATTAAAGACTTAATCCAATATCGCAACGAGAAGGAAAAGCTCGTTAAGCGCGAAGTAGAAGTTCGGATGCCTACCGACTTTGGAGACTTTAAAGCGATTGGCTATACGAATAAGGTTGATTCCAAGGAACATGTTGCTTTCGTCAAGGGTGACATCAATGGAGCTGAGCCTGTACTCGTTCGTGTCCACTCGGAATGTTTGACCGGCGATGTATTTCATTCTCATCGTTGTGATTGTGGACCGCAGCTTGAAGCTGCACTACGTCAAATTGAAGAAGCAGGTAGTGGCGTACTCCTATACATGCGTCAAGAGGGCAGAGGAATTGGGCTGATCAATAAATTGCGAGCCTACGAGCTTCAGGAGCAGGGATTAGACACCGTAGACGCGAATATCAAATTGGGGTTTGCTCCCGATTTGCGTAATTACGGAATTGGTGCTCAAATATTGAAAGATATAGGCATTCGTCAAATTCGCCTTTTAACGAACAATCCTAGAAAAATCAAAGGGCTCGAAGGCTACGGACTCGAGGTCGTGGAACGTGTCCCGATTCAGATGTTGGAGAATGAGGACAATACGACATATTTGCATACTAAGAAATCGAAGCTAGGTCATCTACTTAAGTTTAAGGGTGATCCGGATTATCGAAGATAA
- a CDS encoding pseudouridine synthase has translation MERLQKILANAGVASRRKCEELIAAGKVTVNGDVVTELGRKADPAVDIITVSGKPIKQESKMYIMFNKPKGVITSVSDEKGRSVVTDYLKDIKERLYPVGRLDYDSEGLLLLTNDGELANKLMHPRHHVAKTYHVTVERVPHGNDLEKLMRGIKLEDGITAPAELEYHDIDPDGKFATISITIREGRNRQVRRMFEAIHHPVIRLKRISFGGIFLNKLQRGKHRRLTADELKKLMHAIDQPDTGEITE, from the coding sequence TTGGAAAGATTACAAAAGATACTCGCGAATGCGGGGGTAGCTTCAAGGCGCAAATGCGAGGAACTCATCGCAGCAGGTAAAGTGACTGTTAACGGCGATGTCGTGACGGAATTAGGAAGAAAGGCTGATCCTGCAGTTGACATCATCACAGTGTCTGGAAAGCCGATTAAGCAAGAATCTAAAATGTATATTATGTTCAATAAGCCTAAAGGCGTTATTACGAGTGTATCCGATGAAAAGGGTCGGAGCGTCGTAACAGACTACTTGAAGGATATTAAAGAACGTTTATATCCAGTAGGAAGACTTGACTACGATTCAGAAGGCTTGCTACTTCTGACCAATGATGGAGAATTAGCGAATAAGTTGATGCATCCTAGGCATCATGTCGCTAAGACGTATCACGTGACGGTGGAACGTGTTCCTCATGGTAATGACTTAGAGAAGCTGATGCGCGGAATTAAGCTTGAGGATGGAATAACTGCCCCAGCGGAACTTGAATATCATGACATTGATCCCGATGGCAAATTTGCTACGATCTCCATTACGATTCGCGAAGGTCGCAATCGTCAAGTTCGTCGTATGTTTGAGGCAATCCATCATCCCGTAATCAGGCTGAAACGAATATCGTTTGGCGGGATATTTCTAAACAAATTGCAGCGTGGAAAGCACCGTCGCTTAACTGCGGACGAGCTTAAGAAACTGATGCATGCGATCGATCAGCCTGATACAGGTGAAATAACAGAATAA
- a CDS encoding riboflavin synthase, which translates to MFTGLIEEIGVLRSVKRQGEAMILSISANKVLEEVKLGDSISINGVCLTVVTYDSRSFDVDVMPETYRHTTLHTIQPGSPLNLERAMLAGGRYGGHIVQGHVDGTGVIRNRTVEANAVVFKIEPHQSAQLRYIIPKGSITLDGISLTVVEVDRDAGTFTVSIIPHTLKETILQQKYAGDTLNLESDILGKYVDHLLSERERPTAANSSKLTEAILRDNGFM; encoded by the coding sequence TTGTTCACTGGACTTATTGAAGAAATAGGCGTTCTTCGGTCTGTAAAAAGACAAGGAGAAGCTATGATCCTCTCGATTTCCGCGAACAAAGTGCTTGAGGAAGTTAAGCTCGGAGATAGCATTTCGATTAATGGCGTTTGTTTAACGGTTGTAACCTATGATTCGCGTTCATTTGATGTGGATGTGATGCCAGAGACATATCGACATACTACTCTTCATACGATACAACCTGGAAGCCCATTGAACCTAGAACGAGCAATGCTTGCTGGAGGACGCTATGGCGGCCATATTGTACAAGGACACGTTGATGGTACAGGTGTAATTCGTAATCGGACTGTCGAAGCGAATGCGGTTGTCTTTAAGATAGAGCCTCATCAGTCAGCTCAATTACGTTATATCATTCCAAAGGGATCGATCACGCTCGATGGCATCAGTCTAACTGTAGTTGAGGTAGACCGAGATGCGGGTACATTTACGGTTTCGATTATTCCACATACGCTAAAAGAGACGATTCTTCAGCAAAAGTACGCGGGAGACACGTTGAATCTCGAATCCGATATTCTTGGGAAATATGTAGATCATTTATTAAGCGAACGTGAACGGCCAACTGCTGCTAATTCGAGCAAGTTGACAGAAGCCATACTGCGTGACAATGGTTTTATGTAA
- a CDS encoding spore maturation protein, with translation MIALIQLVSTWTIPMLIAFIPLYASLRKIPVYESFIDGAKDGFQTAVSIIPHLVGMMTAISMFRASGAMEAIISVIRPLLEGFGVPSEVLPLALLRPITGAGSLAFVTDLIKEYGPDSFVARVASTIQGSTDTTFYVLTVYFGAVGIRNSRYALKVGLISDLIGFFAAVFACWLLFSLV, from the coding sequence GTGATCGCACTCATCCAACTTGTCTCAACATGGACAATCCCTATGCTTATTGCATTCATTCCATTATACGCATCGCTTCGAAAAATACCGGTTTACGAATCTTTTATTGATGGAGCTAAAGATGGCTTTCAAACGGCAGTCAGCATTATTCCTCATCTCGTAGGGATGATGACTGCAATTAGTATGTTCCGAGCTTCGGGAGCTATGGAAGCGATCATTAGTGTGATCCGCCCACTGCTCGAGGGCTTCGGTGTACCGAGTGAGGTGCTTCCGTTGGCGTTGCTTCGTCCAATTACGGGTGCGGGCTCGCTAGCGTTCGTAACTGATCTGATTAAGGAGTATGGACCGGATTCCTTCGTTGCTCGGGTTGCTTCTACGATCCAAGGAAGCACGGATACGACGTTCTATGTTCTCACTGTATATTTTGGCGCCGTAGGCATTCGAAATTCACGTTATGCACTGAAGGTTGGCCTCATCTCAGATCTTATTGGCTTCTTCGCAGCGGTTTTTGCTTGCTGGTTGCTGTTCAGCTTGGTATGA
- the ytfJ gene encoding GerW family sporulation protein, whose product MSQQHPINGLMQTAMENIKGMVDVSTIVGDPVQTPDGSVIMPISKVGFGFAAGGSEFQAMGEDSSSSNAQKNGAEGHNASVALPFGGGSGGGVSITPIAFLVVGTQGVKVVPLDNQTHIAEKIIDAAPQWVEKMKSLFMKNSEHQADDPALTSSSDPIM is encoded by the coding sequence TTGTCACAACAGCATCCGATTAATGGACTAATGCAAACCGCGATGGAAAATATTAAGGGAATGGTGGACGTTTCGACGATTGTTGGAGATCCTGTTCAGACTCCGGATGGCAGTGTGATTATGCCCATATCGAAAGTCGGATTCGGATTTGCTGCCGGAGGAAGCGAGTTTCAAGCGATGGGCGAAGATTCCAGTAGCTCGAATGCTCAAAAAAATGGTGCAGAGGGACATAACGCTTCTGTAGCGCTTCCGTTTGGTGGGGGGAGCGGTGGCGGTGTTTCGATTACACCAATCGCTTTTCTTGTCGTTGGAACACAAGGGGTAAAGGTTGTACCGTTAGATAATCAGACACACATTGCTGAAAAAATTATTGATGCAGCGCCACAGTGGGTCGAAAAAATGAAAAGTTTATTTATGAAAAATTCCGAGCATCAAGCGGATGACCCAGCGCTTACAAGCTCTTCAGATCCCATCATGTAA
- a CDS encoding DUF2953 domain-containing protein, whose protein sequence is MAFWLWICVAMIVIVVTLVLLSRIRFRIRYSRSGQEDKLVLIIQALYGLIKYELVIPAIILRGWSLVYREKKAYGMDMGLEQKPKQEQKNKRKISVQTIRRYRKAYKTVRSTTRNLQRWALQTLKKLECTRWRLDFRVGTGDAQSTAITTGLLWAVAGCAAGAVGQLLRLNCAPDNRIEPNYRMQEFTMIWEADFQMKLLTVVVSGIKLVTKIRLPYRKAIHTWKALLRPPGEL, encoded by the coding sequence ATGGCCTTTTGGTTATGGATATGTGTTGCGATGATCGTTATCGTCGTGACTTTGGTGCTCTTGTCGCGCATTCGATTTCGAATACGTTATTCTCGTTCGGGTCAAGAGGATAAGCTGGTGCTAATCATTCAAGCACTTTACGGTCTTATCAAATATGAGCTTGTCATTCCAGCGATCATTTTACGAGGATGGAGCCTGGTCTATCGGGAAAAGAAAGCATATGGGATGGATATGGGGCTTGAGCAGAAACCAAAACAGGAGCAAAAAAACAAAAGGAAAATTTCTGTTCAAACAATACGTAGGTATCGCAAAGCTTATAAGACTGTCCGTTCGACTACGAGAAATTTACAACGTTGGGCATTACAGACGTTGAAGAAGCTTGAATGTACACGTTGGCGTTTAGATTTTCGAGTTGGAACCGGCGATGCTCAATCAACAGCAATAACCACAGGGTTGCTGTGGGCTGTTGCAGGTTGTGCAGCAGGGGCTGTTGGACAATTGCTTCGTTTAAACTGCGCTCCTGATAATCGCATTGAGCCAAATTATAGGATGCAGGAGTTCACGATGATCTGGGAGGCGGATTTTCAAATGAAGCTACTAACAGTTGTCGTCTCAGGTATTAAGCTGGTGACAAAAATTCGATTGCCTTATCGAAAGGCGATTCACACTTGGAAGGCGCTATTACGTCCACCTGGTGAGCTATAG
- a CDS encoding segregation/condensation protein A — protein sequence MSVLYKLESFEGPLDLLLHLIDKAEIDINEISINDITDQYMDYLGAMQELELDITSEFLVMAATLLSIKSRQLLPKPPVTDEPWLIADDDEGLDPREELIRKLIEYRQFKSVAGQLREKEWDRSQVFTREPTDLSPYLQHVPTNPVEGLHVDDLVRAFQKALRRMAGRHRVSSIRKDEISVKDRIRDIVDTMKYRSNDGKLLFSQLMTEDCDRDEIVVTFLAILELLKRRWLSCHQNALFDEIVLTWTGSEDERGLFDVEIGN from the coding sequence GTGTCGGTGTTATATAAGCTGGAGTCGTTTGAAGGTCCGTTGGACTTATTACTGCATTTAATCGACAAAGCCGAAATAGATATTAACGAGATCTCAATCAATGACATAACAGATCAATATATGGACTATTTAGGTGCAATGCAGGAGCTTGAGCTTGATATTACAAGCGAATTTCTCGTGATGGCTGCAACGCTGCTCTCGATCAAGAGTCGTCAACTATTGCCAAAGCCTCCTGTCACTGATGAACCGTGGCTCATCGCAGACGATGATGAGGGGCTCGATCCACGCGAAGAATTGATTCGAAAGCTTATTGAATACCGTCAGTTCAAGTCTGTAGCAGGGCAACTTCGGGAGAAAGAATGGGATCGCAGTCAAGTGTTTACTCGCGAACCGACTGATTTGTCGCCGTATTTGCAGCATGTTCCGACGAATCCAGTTGAAGGACTGCATGTAGATGACTTAGTTCGGGCGTTCCAAAAGGCGCTTAGGAGGATGGCCGGTCGTCATCGAGTGTCATCCATCCGTAAGGATGAAATTTCGGTTAAAGATCGCATACGCGATATAGTGGATACAATGAAATACCGCTCGAACGATGGAAAGCTATTATTTTCACAATTGATGACAGAAGACTGCGATCGTGATGAGATCGTAGTAACGTTTCTTGCGATTTTAGAGCTATTGAAGAGAAGATGGCTCAGCTGTCATCAAAATGCATTATTCGATGAAATTGTGTTAACGTGGACAGGGAGTGAAGACGAGCGTGGATTATTCGACGTTGAAATCGGTAATTGA